TCGGTCAGGTCGCGGGCGACCCCGTCGCGCCACATCGGGTGGTCGTCGACGACCATCACGGACACGGGCGGTTCGCTCATCGCTCTCCTCCTCTGCGGCGCTTGGCCGGTTTCGCAACGGGCAGCGGGACCCGGATCTCCCACTCGGTCCCCTCGCCGGGCTCGGTGTCCAAGGTGATCGTGCCACCGAGGCCCTCCACGCGGCCCCGGATCGACTTGGCGACGCCGAGACGTCCCTCCGCCGCCGCTTCGTCCAGCCGGCCCTCCGGGATGCCCGGCCCGTCGTCCCGGACGCTGATCACCACCTCGTCCGGCAGCTCCTCCAGCAGCACCCACGCCTGGGCGTCCGGGCCGGCGTGCTTGTCGACGTTGGCCAGCGCCTCGCGGACCGCGGCGAACAGCTCCGAGCACAGCGGCTCCCCGAGCAGCACCGGGGTGCCCGGCACCGACACGTGGACCCGGCCGGTGCGCAGCACCTGCAGCCGCGCGGCCAGGTCCGTCTCGCCGTTCTCGCTGGGCTCCTGCGGGGTGGTGGCGACCAGCGCGCGCAGCGCGATCTCCTGCTCCCCGGCCAGCTTGGCCAGCTCGGCGGCCTCCCCGCCCAGCTCCGCGCCGCGGCGGCGCACCCGGGCCAGCACCTGCAGCACGCTGTCGTGGATGTCGCGGGCGAGCCGCTCGCGCTCCGCGGTCGCCGCCTCCGCGCGCAGCGCGCGGGCCAGCCGCGCGGTCGTGCGGCGCGCGCTGTCGGACGCCAGCCCGATGACCGCGCCGACGCCGATGAGCAGCACCGTGTCCAGCACCATGTCCGGGGTGGTCTTCCAGCGCAGCAGGAAGTTGCAGCCGGCTGCGAACACCCCGGAGGCCACCCCGCCGGGGATGC
This region of Saccharopolyspora hordei genomic DNA includes:
- the macS gene encoding MacS family sensor histidine kinase translates to MTSPPSNEPRVTDGRSPLWRGHNVFRVVTLLYASAWVAFQFHAYARPWLAVVVISLMGVWTAFTVWRYSTRAGRTNLLVALDQVVVTVLFLSNEFILTEQQMAESWPTVVTAWHPTMTTAAAAQWGIPGGVASGVFAAGCNFLLRWKTTPDMVLDTVLLIGVGAVIGLASDSARRTTARLARALRAEAATAERERLARDIHDSVLQVLARVRRRGAELGGEAAELAKLAGEQEIALRALVATTPQEPSENGETDLAARLQVLRTGRVHVSVPGTPVLLGEPLCSELFAAVREALANVDKHAGPDAQAWVLLEELPDEVVISVRDDGPGIPEGRLDEAAAEGRLGVAKSIRGRVEGLGGTITLDTEPGEGTEWEIRVPLPVAKPAKRRRGGER